Below is a genomic region from Nitrososphaerota archaeon.
AGTTCTGTGAAGAAGTTTTCAGCAGGTATGTTTCTTTTGGTGGTTACTATTGTTGCGTTTAGTGCTACGAGGGCGGGGGCTGTGTCTGAGGGACAGATTGCGTAGCATCCTTTTGGTCCTCCGAATATGCTGTGGTAGTATCTGTTGTCGCCTCCCATAGCGTAGCATATTGCTCCGCCTTTTCTGACGCAGTTAAACTGGTTGTCTGAGGCTCTGTAGTACCAGCACCAGACATCTTGGCAGATGTTGCCTGCGATTGTGCCCATGTTTCTTATGAGTGGTGATGCGACGTGTGCTGCTGCCATGGCTAGTGCTCTATATTTTGTTCGTACGGTTTCGTTGCTTGCTATGTCTACCAGTAGGGTTGTTGGTCCGATCTTTAGTGTTCCGCCTTCTTCTTTTATGTAGCTGAGCCCTGTGACTTTCTTTATGTCTATTAGGGCTGTTGGCTGCTTTGGTAGGGCGTTTTGCTTCATCACGTGTAGTATTTCTGTGCCTCCTGCTATGATGGCTGCGTCTGGTATGTCTGTTAGTAGTTTAGCTGCTTCGTCCAAAGTCTTTGGTTCATAATATTTGATTGGCTGCATCTTCTTTACACCTTCCCTAACGACTTAAGGATTTTGTCTGGCGTTACTGGTAGTCTGTCGAAGTATACTCCTATGGCGTTCGCTATCGCGTTGGTGATTGCAGGTACGATTGGTGAGGTTGGTGGTTCACCTAGGCCTTTTGCGCCGTGGTTGTATGAGTCTGGTGGTTGCTCCGGATTCTCAACGAAGTCGACAATGATTTCTGGGGTTTGCAAAGACAGCGGCATCTTATGGTCTAGCATGGATGCGTTGTAGCATCTTCCTGTCTGTGGGTCGAATAGTAGCTCTTCTTGTAGAGCCATGCCTATGCCTTGTATGATGCCTCCGTGGACTTGGCTTATGCAGCTCTTGCGGTAGATTACTCTGCCTATGTCGTGGACCGCTACAACTCTAAGCACCTTAACGAGGCCTGTGTCGCAGTCCACTTCGACTTCAGCAATGTGGGTTGCGTAGGTTCTTTGGGTGGTGTTTGCTGGAGGAATCCACTGCCCACCTGCGATTATCCAAGGTGGTGATGCAACCAATTCTTGGATAGTAACGGATTTAGAGGGGTCAGCAGCTACGTAGATCTTCTCTTCACCTAATTTTAGGTCTTCTTTTGCTACCTTCAGTCTATCTGCGGCCCTTTGCAGCAGCTGGTCTTTCACTTGGAGAGCCGCGACTCCAACCGCGTTTCCAGCGGATTTAGTCTGCCTGCTGCCGACTGTCGCTCCGCTGTCTGGGCCTGTGTCTGTTGAGTAGTTCGCTACAGTGACCTTTTCGAACGGTAGCCCAAGGTGCTCGGCAGCGATAATAGCAAGCTGCTCTCTCCTCGCATTACCTATATCAGTAGCGCCCGTGTATATTGTAAGTGAGCCATCTGCATTCATAACTAAAACGGCTGCGTTAGCTAAGCTACCGGCTCCGTGCCCACAGCAGTGGTTCGCCACACCGATGCCTCGCACAACGCCTGAGGTTGGTTTGGTCTTGGGCCAAGGCTTCCACTTCTTATCCCACTCCGCGAGCTCCCTTGCTCTGTTTATGCACTGAGGCTGACCTATGGATGGTATTCTATTTCCAGTAGTAGGATCTTTGTCTCCTTGAGTAAACATGTTGTTCTTCAATCTGAACTCTATCGGATTCATGTTGAGTTGGAAGGCAAGCCTATCCATGGCGGTTTCGATCATCCAGCAGCTTTGGGGATCTGCTACACATCTTAGAGGACCTGTTCTGCAGGTGTTGGTGTATATGTCGTAGCATTCGACGTAGAAGTTCGGCCACTTATATATGAATAGTTGCTCTGTAGCCATACCTGAGCCCCAGACGCTGTAGTATGGTCCTGCGTTCGAGTAGTTCTTCGCCTCGAATGCTGTAACAGTTCCGTCCTTCTTAAGACCGAACTTAAAGTATGTGGCACACGTCCAGCGGTGATTTCCTAATACGAGATTTTCTTCCCTAGTCAGCTTGTACTTAACAGGTCTACCAGTCTTCATCGAAAAGATGGCTGCGAGTATTGGTGGTCTTACTCCTGGCTTACCGTCTCCAAAGCCACCACCGCATAATTCGGCGTGTACACATATTCTACTTTGTGGTATATTCAATGCGCTTGCCAAACTGTTGCGCGCACCATGCATGTGCTGAGTATCTGTCCAAACATGCAGCCTACCATCCTTCTCCCAGCTCGCTAATG
It encodes:
- a CDS encoding molybdopterin-dependent oxidoreductase: MSQQEFRLVGKYNGPRIMAARQAAGVLKFGWDFNLPNQLYMRILRSPYPHAKVTAVDASAALAIKGVHGVLTPFDFKDSPVRLAGTTMMILPYDKIRMPGEEVCAVVADDPYIAEEALSKIKVTYEPLPYVQDVEAAMKPDAPQLHEGGNIVRTPTTVTYKVGDSAKALAEADLTAEFRFQSQTIQHNNIGTWAALASWEKDGRLHVWTDTQHMHGARNSLASALNIPQSRICVHAELCGGGFGDGKPGVRPPILAAIFSMKTGRPVKYKLTREENLVLGNHRWTCATYFKFGLKKDGTVTAFEAKNYSNAGPYYSVWGSGMATEQLFIYKWPNFYVECYDIYTNTCRTGPLRCVADPQSCWMIETAMDRLAFQLNMNPIEFRLKNNMFTQGDKDPTTGNRIPSIGQPQCINRARELAEWDKKWKPWPKTKPTSGVVRGIGVANHCCGHGAGSLANAAVLVMNADGSLTIYTGATDIGNARREQLAIIAAEHLGLPFEKVTVANYSTDTGPDSGATVGSRQTKSAGNAVGVAALQVKDQLLQRAADRLKVAKEDLKLGEEKIYVAADPSKSVTIQELVASPPWIIAGGQWIPPANTTQRTYATHIAEVEVDCDTGLVKVLRVVAVHDIGRVIYRKSCISQVHGGIIQGIGMALQEELLFDPQTGRCYNASMLDHKMPLSLQTPEIIVDFVENPEQPPDSYNHGAKGLGEPPTSPIVPAITNAIANAIGVYFDRLPVTPDKILKSLGKV
- a CDS encoding molybdopterin dehydrogenase codes for the protein MQPIKYYEPKTLDEAAKLLTDIPDAAIIAGGTEILHVMKQNALPKQPTALIDIKKVTGLSYIKEEGGTLKIGPTTLLVDIASNETVRTKYRALAMAAAHVASPLIRNMGTIAGNICQDVWCWYYRASDNQFNCVRKGGAICYAMGGDNRYYHSIFGGPKGCYAICPSDTAPALVALNATIVTTKRNIPAENFFTELQPGNVLEKNEIIKEIQIPTPPATSKSAFMKTAIRPSIEFAIASAAVWYNISGGNVTDSRIALGAVYLTPKRAKAAEDFLKGKAITEETATQAGQQAVIDAIPMPGNAYKKIVTATMVKRALLA